A genome region from Aliivibrio salmonicida LFI1238 includes the following:
- the nrdR gene encoding transcriptional regulator NrdR, protein MHCPFCSATDTKVIDSRLVSDGHQVRRRRQCLACSERFTTFESAELVMPKVIKSNGNREPFDEDKLSGGLYRSLEKRPVSADLVELALNTIKSKLRATGEREVPSEMIGNFVMDQLKELDKVAYIRFASVYRSFEDIKEFGEEIAKLEK, encoded by the coding sequence ATGCATTGTCCATTTTGTAGTGCTACAGACACAAAAGTTATCGATTCTCGATTGGTTTCTGATGGTCATCAAGTTCGTCGTCGTCGCCAATGTTTGGCGTGCAGTGAACGATTTACTACGTTTGAATCCGCTGAACTTGTTATGCCTAAAGTGATTAAGTCTAATGGCAATCGTGAACCGTTTGATGAAGATAAATTATCGGGTGGTTTGTATCGTTCATTAGAAAAACGTCCCGTAAGTGCTGATTTAGTTGAGCTTGCTTTGAATACAATTAAATCAAAGCTAAGAGCTACTGGTGAACGTGAAGTACCTTCGGAGATGATCGGCAATTTCGTTATGGATCAACTAAAGGAACTCGATAAAGTGGCGTATATTCGATTTGCATCCGTATATCGTAGCTTTGAAGACATTAAAGAGTTCGGCGAAGAAATTGCAAAACTAGAGAAATAA
- the ribD gene encoding bifunctional diaminohydroxyphosphoribosylaminopyrimidine deaminase/5-amino-6-(5-phosphoribosylamino)uracil reductase RibD produces the protein MKFTPQDHLMMQRAIQLAKRGIYTTAPNPNVGCVLVKNGLIVGEGAHLKAGEPHAEVHALRQASENAKGATAYVTLEPCSHYGRTPPCAEGLIKAGVVKVICAMVDPNPQVAGRGLAMLEAAGIETASGLLETESRALNPSFLTRMETGKPFVQLKMAASLDGKTALKNGVSQWITSKEARQDVQRYRAQAGVILSTAKTVIEDNASLNVRWSDLPNSIQESYLEAEVRQPLRVILDRQHQLTSELALFNTTGNVVTVSHQPSHPLSHPESHLYCDLDNNKQLVLSDVIQKIAQEHNVNHLWVEAGATLAASMICEGLVDELIIYLAPKLMGADGRSIVNLIGLEAMSEAINLDISDIRMVGKDIRITATIVR, from the coding sequence ATGAAATTTACTCCTCAAGATCACTTGATGATGCAGCGCGCTATTCAATTAGCTAAACGTGGTATTTATACGACGGCACCGAATCCAAATGTGGGCTGCGTACTCGTTAAAAATGGTCTTATTGTTGGTGAAGGGGCACACCTTAAAGCGGGTGAGCCTCATGCTGAAGTTCATGCTTTACGCCAAGCAAGTGAGAATGCGAAGGGGGCAACGGCTTACGTTACTTTAGAACCGTGTTCTCATTATGGTCGAACCCCACCTTGTGCTGAGGGGCTAATAAAAGCAGGCGTAGTAAAAGTTATTTGTGCCATGGTTGATCCAAACCCACAAGTAGCGGGTCGAGGTTTAGCGATGCTAGAAGCCGCAGGAATAGAGACAGCGTCGGGCTTATTAGAAACGGAGTCTCGTGCACTGAATCCTTCATTTTTAACTCGAATGGAAACGGGTAAACCGTTTGTTCAATTAAAAATGGCGGCCAGCTTAGATGGTAAAACAGCGCTGAAAAATGGTGTAAGTCAATGGATCACATCAAAAGAAGCACGACAAGATGTACAGCGTTATCGTGCACAAGCCGGAGTGATTCTATCGACGGCAAAAACGGTCATTGAGGATAATGCCTCCCTTAATGTTCGTTGGAGTGATTTACCTAATTCAATTCAAGAATCGTATTTAGAAGCAGAGGTAAGGCAGCCATTACGTGTCATTTTAGATCGTCAACATCAACTTACTTCTGAACTTGCTCTGTTTAACACTACTGGGAACGTGGTTACCGTTTCTCACCAACCTTCACATCCTCTTAGCCATCCAGAAAGCCACTTGTATTGTGATCTTGATAATAATAAACAATTAGTATTGTCTGATGTAATACAAAAAATAGCCCAAGAACATAATGTAAACCATCTTTGGGTTGAAGCTGGTGCAACACTTGCTGCAAGTATGATTTGCGAAGGTCTGGTCGATGAACTTATTATCTATTTAGCGCCAAAGTTAATGGGTGCAGATGGCCGAAGTATAGTGAACCTCATCGGATTAGAAGCGATGTCTGAAGCAATTAATTTAGACATTAGTGATATTCGAATGGTCGGCAAAGATATTCGAATTACAGCAACAATAGTAAGGTAA
- a CDS encoding riboflavin synthase yields MFTGIIESIGTLQAITPKGEDVSVTVNVGKLDMGDVKLGDSIATNGVCLTVVAMTKNSYTADLSLETLKRTGFVHYKAGDKVNLEKAMLPTTRFGGHIVSGHVDAVGEIIERHQTGRAVEFWIQLPQDLAKYVVEKGSITIDGISLTVNDLRKNAFKLTIVPHTASETTMDTFTVGKKVNLEVDLIARYLEKLVIGQKEEQPQSSVTMDLLAKSGFLN; encoded by the coding sequence ATGTTTACAGGAATTATTGAATCAATCGGTACACTTCAAGCCATCACGCCTAAAGGTGAAGATGTTAGTGTCACAGTTAATGTTGGCAAATTAGACATGGGCGATGTGAAATTAGGCGACAGTATTGCGACTAATGGCGTTTGTCTAACCGTCGTAGCGATGACAAAAAATAGTTATACCGCTGATTTGTCTTTAGAGACATTAAAGCGTACTGGTTTTGTCCATTATAAAGCAGGCGATAAAGTCAATCTTGAAAAAGCGATGTTGCCGACAACTCGTTTTGGTGGACACATTGTCTCTGGCCATGTTGATGCGGTAGGGGAAATAATTGAACGTCACCAAACAGGCAGAGCGGTCGAGTTTTGGATCCAATTACCTCAGGATTTAGCTAAATATGTGGTAGAAAAAGGCTCAATAACGATCGATGGCATCAGTTTGACCGTGAATGATTTACGTAAAAATGCATTTAAACTTACTATTGTGCCCCACACTGCATCGGAAACAACGATGGATACATTCACTGTTGGAAAAAAAGTGAATCTAGAAGTGGACTTAATTGCACGATATTTAGAAAAACTTGTGATCGGACAGAAAGAAGAGCAACCTCAGTCTTCTGTTACGATGGATCTTTTGGCAAAATCAGGTTTTTTAAATTAA
- the ribBA gene encoding bifunctional 3,4-dihydroxy-2-butanone-4-phosphate synthase/GTP cyclohydrolase II yields MAISSAKDIIEDIRLGKMVILMDDEDRENEGDLIIAAEKITPEAINFMATHGRGLICLTMTKDRCEKLGLPPMVQDNNAQFTTNFTVSIEAAEGVTTGISAADRSRTVEAAVAKNAVAADLVQPGHIFPLAAQEGGVLTRAGHTEAGCDLARLAGFEPAGVIVEILNDDGSMARRPDLEIFAEKHDVKLGTIADLIEYRNNNETTIERVAECKLPTEFGDFDLVTYRDTIDNQLHYAMKKENTSGIAPLVRVHLQDTFTDILYSDRCAERSWTLPMAMQRIAAEGGVLIILGNEESTDSIVHKIKALERQDNGESPTMAKKQGTSRRVGVGSQILADMGISDMRLLSSSSKRYHSLSGFGLNVVEYVSK; encoded by the coding sequence ATGGCAATTAGCTCAGCAAAAGACATTATTGAAGATATTCGCTTAGGTAAGATGGTTATTCTGATGGATGATGAAGATCGTGAAAATGAAGGCGATTTAATCATTGCAGCAGAAAAAATTACACCAGAAGCAATCAATTTCATGGCAACACATGGCCGTGGTTTAATTTGTTTAACAATGACAAAAGATCGCTGTGAAAAGTTAGGTCTGCCACCAATGGTGCAAGACAATAACGCACAATTTACAACTAACTTTACGGTTTCTATTGAAGCCGCTGAAGGGGTGACTACGGGTATTTCAGCAGCAGACCGTTCTCGTACTGTTGAAGCTGCAGTTGCTAAAAATGCCGTTGCTGCTGATCTTGTTCAGCCAGGCCACATTTTCCCTCTTGCTGCACAAGAAGGCGGTGTGTTAACTCGTGCTGGACACACTGAAGCGGGTTGTGATTTAGCTCGTTTAGCCGGTTTTGAACCTGCAGGTGTTATCGTTGAAATCCTAAATGATGATGGCTCTATGGCTCGTCGTCCTGACTTGGAAATTTTTGCTGAAAAACACGATGTTAAATTGGGTACGATTGCTGACTTAATTGAATACCGTAATAATAACGAAACAACGATTGAACGTGTTGCTGAGTGTAAATTACCAACAGAGTTTGGTGATTTTGATCTAGTGACGTACCGTGACACGATTGATAATCAGCTTCATTATGCAATGAAAAAAGAAAATACATCAGGCATTGCGCCATTAGTACGAGTTCACCTTCAAGACACCTTCACTGATATTCTTTATTCAGATCGTTGTGCAGAACGTAGCTGGACATTACCAATGGCAATGCAACGTATAGCGGCCGAAGGTGGTGTACTTATTATTCTTGGTAATGAAGAATCAACGGACAGCATTGTTCATAAAATCAAAGCATTAGAGCGTCAGGATAATGGTGAGTCGCCTACAATGGCGAAGAAGCAAGGTACGTCGCGTCGCGTTGGTGTAGGCTCACAAATCTTAGCGGATATGGGTATCTCAGACATGCGTCTGCTGTCATCTTCTTCAAAGCGCTATCATTCATTGTCAGGCTTTGGTCTGAATGTAGTAGAATACGTCTCAAAATAA
- the ribH gene encoding 6,7-dimethyl-8-ribityllumazine synthase: protein MNVIEGGVAAPNAKIAIVISRFNSFINESLLSGAIDTLKRFGQVSEENITVVRCPGAVELPLVAQRVAKTAKYDAIVSLGSVIRGGTPHFEYVCSECNKGLAQVSLEYSIPVAFGVLTVDTIDQAIERAGTKAGNKGAEAALSALEMINVLSQIES, encoded by the coding sequence ATGAACGTAATTGAAGGCGGCGTTGCTGCTCCTAATGCGAAAATTGCAATTGTCATTTCTCGCTTTAATAGCTTTATTAATGAAAGTCTACTTTCAGGCGCTATCGATACTCTAAAGCGTTTTGGTCAAGTATCTGAAGAAAACATCACTGTTGTTCGCTGCCCTGGCGCCGTAGAATTACCATTAGTTGCTCAACGAGTAGCTAAAACAGCAAAATATGATGCAATTGTTTCATTGGGTTCTGTTATCCGTGGTGGTACACCACATTTTGAATACGTATGTAGTGAATGCAATAAGGGTCTAGCACAAGTATCTTTGGAATATAGCATTCCAGTGGCATTTGGTGTTTTGACTGTTGATACAATCGATCAAGCAATCGAGCGCGCCGGTACCAAGGCTGGTAATAAAGGGGCGGAGGCTGCACTAAGCGCACTCGAAATGATTAATGTTCTGTCTCAAATAGAATCCTAA
- the nusB gene encoding transcription antitermination factor NusB yields MGVSVKPAARRNARQFALQAIYSWQISKENVAAIEEQFLTADKYDEEEHHAKEPKLQAPETDVAYFRDLFSGVALNHIKLDGKMRPYLSRPLQDLDQMELALLRMSIYEMMNRDDVPYKVVINEAIELAKVFAAEDSHKFVNGVLDKAAPTLRKK; encoded by the coding sequence ATGGGAGTTAGTGTGAAACCAGCCGCACGTCGTAATGCACGTCAATTTGCGCTTCAAGCAATTTATTCATGGCAAATAAGCAAAGAAAATGTTGCTGCTATTGAAGAACAGTTTTTAACTGCAGATAAGTATGATGAAGAAGAGCATCATGCAAAAGAGCCTAAACTACAAGCTCCAGAGACAGATGTAGCGTACTTCCGCGATCTTTTCTCAGGTGTTGCTCTTAACCACATTAAGTTAGACGGTAAAATGCGTCCATACTTATCTCGTCCACTTCAGGATCTTGATCAGATGGAACTTGCGTTATTACGTATGTCTATCTATGAAATGATGAATCGTGACGATGTACCTTACAAAGTAGTTATCAATGAAGCGATTGAACTTGCAAAAGTGTTCGCAGCAGAAGATAGCCACAAATTTGTAAATGGTGTATTAGATAAAGCGGCTCCAACATTACGTAAAAAGTAA
- the thiL gene encoding thiamine-phosphate kinase: MTSEFNLIERFFVEGNLSRKDVELGIGDDCALVSVPENHHVAITTDTLAAGTHFLLTADPVNVGYKALASNLSDLAAMGAKPTWVSLALTLPEPNEEWLKGFCEGFFCLAKLHNVQLIGGDTTKGPLSITITVQGIVPKGEAMTRKGALCGDDIYVTGTLGDSAAGLEVILEQTNDIELPLAKELEHRHYYSSPRIELAQEIRHLCHSALDISDGVISDLGHILKQSNVNALLEVTLLPISNELKSYHHGDDEKCQKMALISGEEYELCFTAPRENREAIKKITTLLNQNVSIIGEITQGPFTNLQSGVQLVKEGKQLDWSLYGYDHFRS; this comes from the coding sequence ATGACCAGTGAATTTAATTTAATTGAACGGTTCTTTGTTGAAGGGAACTTATCAAGAAAAGACGTAGAACTTGGTATTGGAGATGATTGCGCTTTAGTGTCAGTACCAGAAAATCACCATGTAGCCATTACGACAGATACTTTAGCTGCAGGAACTCATTTTCTTTTAACTGCTGACCCTGTCAATGTTGGTTACAAAGCGCTTGCTTCAAATTTAAGTGACTTAGCTGCGATGGGAGCAAAACCTACATGGGTGTCTTTGGCATTAACATTACCAGAGCCAAATGAAGAATGGCTTAAAGGGTTCTGTGAAGGTTTTTTTTGTTTAGCGAAATTGCATAACGTGCAACTTATCGGTGGAGATACAACAAAAGGGCCATTAAGTATTACAATTACAGTTCAAGGTATTGTTCCAAAGGGGGAAGCGATGACTCGTAAAGGTGCACTCTGCGGTGATGATATTTATGTGACAGGAACATTAGGTGATAGCGCTGCAGGTCTTGAGGTTATCCTTGAACAGACAAATGATATTGAATTACCCTTAGCAAAAGAGCTTGAACATCGACATTATTATTCATCACCACGAATCGAATTAGCGCAAGAAATACGTCATTTATGCCATTCGGCACTGGATATTTCTGATGGTGTAATTTCTGATTTAGGCCATATACTGAAACAATCAAACGTGAATGCATTATTAGAAGTCACTCTTTTGCCTATCTCTAATGAGCTAAAATCTTATCATCATGGTGATGATGAGAAGTGTCAAAAAATGGCATTAATAAGTGGAGAAGAATATGAACTTTGCTTTACTGCACCAAGAGAGAATCGCGAAGCAATAAAAAAAATAACGACTCTTTTAAATCAAAACGTTAGTATAATTGGTGAAATAACACAGGGTCCATTTACTAATTTACAGAGTGGCGTACAATTAGTGAAAGAAGGCAAGCAATTAGATTGGAGTCTATACGGTTACGATCATTTCAGGAGTTAA
- the pgpA gene encoding phosphatidylglycerophosphatase A, with amino-acid sequence MTNPLALISLKNPWHLLATGFGSGLAPIIPGTMGTLAAIPFYLLLAQLPFYLFVIAVIFSALIGIKICDITSSDMKVHDHGSIVWDEFVGLWITMSIVPYLNLSVTDWKWLLTGFILFRFFDMVKPWPIGWLDSKVHGGVGIMIDDIVAGFMALISLWLIGKYSGWL; translated from the coding sequence ATGACAAATCCATTAGCACTTATTAGTTTAAAAAATCCGTGGCATTTATTAGCGACAGGCTTTGGCAGTGGTTTGGCTCCTATTATTCCGGGAACGATGGGCACCCTTGCTGCGATACCATTTTATTTATTATTGGCTCAGCTTCCCTTTTACCTTTTTGTAATTGCAGTGATTTTTTCTGCTCTTATTGGTATTAAGATTTGTGATATTACGTCTTCAGATATGAAAGTACATGATCACGGATCTATTGTGTGGGACGAGTTTGTTGGTCTTTGGATCACTATGAGCATTGTGCCTTATTTAAATTTATCAGTAACAGATTGGAAATGGTTACTTACAGGGTTTATATTATTTCGATTTTTCGACATGGTAAAACCTTGGCCAATTGGATGGCTAGATAGTAAAGTTCATGGCGGCGTTGGTATTATGATTGATGATATTGTCGCTGGATTTATGGCTCTAATTAGCTTGTGGTTAATTGGTAAATATTCTGGTTGGTTGTAA
- a CDS encoding type 1 periplasmic-binding domain-containing protein produces MLTLTQCLLVIGYWGYDEYLAEHPKEKVLTNELRVMVNNEPIPLTIKQERPIKISFIYPGEQSSDYWTRNIVAFESRLKSLGINYELIQVSTRLNVDFKEQSRSLYEAINNKSDYLIFTLNTSRHRKFVEHVIQSPDIKIILQNITTPVKAWADSQPLLDLTILLVRG; encoded by the coding sequence TTGCTCACGCTGACCCAGTGCTTGTTGGTTATTGGTTATTGGGGATATGATGAGTATTTAGCAGAGCACCCAAAAGAAAAAGTGCTTACAAATGAGTTAAGAGTCATGGTTAATAATGAACCTATTCCATTGACGATTAAACAAGAAAGACCAATTAAAATTTCCTTTATTTATCCAGGTGAGCAGTCATCTGATTATTGGACTCGAAATATTGTCGCATTTGAATCTCGATTAAAATCTTTAGGTATTAATTATGAATTAATACAAGTATCGACACGCCTCAATGTTGATTTTAAAGAACAGAGTCGATCATTATATGAAGCCATAAATAATAAATCTGATTATTTAATTTTTACATTAAATACAAGTCGACATCGTAAGTTTGTGGAGCATGTAATTCAAAGCCCCGATATTAAAATAATACTTCAAAATATAACGACACCAGTAAAAGCATGGGCTGATAGTCAACCATTGTTGGATTTGACCATATTATTGGTACGAGGTTAA
- a CDS encoding substrate-binding domain-containing protein, whose amino-acid sequence MADYFKNRFPDGAKYGMLYYSYGYLSTARGDVFVQSMDNNKYTLTSSYYTEATAESAYKATQNIMKNNSDVDFIYASSTDIALGSIEALGEMPTLNPLVNGWGGGSLELEAIEDGRLDATVMRMNDDTGVAMAEAIKLDLEGKEVPTVFSGDFEMVTSETTEEELRQFKECAFRYSGID is encoded by the coding sequence ATTGCTGATTACTTTAAAAATCGATTTCCTGATGGTGCTAAATACGGAATGCTTTATTATTCGTATGGTTATTTAAGTACGGCAAGAGGCGATGTTTTTGTACAATCAATGGATAATAATAAATATACATTAACGTCGTCATATTATACGGAAGCGACGGCAGAGAGTGCCTATAAAGCGACTCAAAATATCATGAAAAATAACAGTGATGTTGATTTTATTTATGCATCATCAACAGATATCGCTCTTGGTTCAATTGAAGCGTTAGGGGAGATGCCGACTTTGAATCCCCTTGTTAATGGATGGGGAGGAGGCTCTTTAGAGCTAGAGGCGATTGAAGATGGAAGGTTAGATGCAACCGTTATGCGTATGAATGACGATACCGGAGTGGCAATGGCTGAAGCGATAAAGCTGGATTTAGAGGGAAAGGAAGTACCGACTGTATTTTCTGGCGATTTTGAAATGGTAACATCAGAAACGACAGAAGAAGAGTTACGTCAATTTAAAGAATGCGCATTCCGTTACTCAGGAATTGATTGA
- a CDS encoding LuxQ periplasmic sensor domain-containing protein has product MNDKRKVLKKASLADLIFRAIFIIFSILTVGITIHTYQLSVNTINEEVKRNLEQTSALLENYFNHRLAILQIRQDTDAGSLGLTDHYGNGRILNLEQYFSDIEAKEPSNSPDFRFLEANNHVFWSDDNHLFLGMNSENLKYIIDKNIYINTWYYLTVTTDEKITHLLIRRTPVVSSFTGEVRSYLYNAAILNNNISFVHSLKRVSRSQEIFIVNNKKLISSTIKKSTPRYAEVEKCIGNGVDTFSGKILNYTPLKIKSLNGSLSIVSLKNKENVTLLEQRFIYSVVLSFFVLIAIAVLVRGLFEHRILLALNALLSYAKSVSKKNGNKHYLGSGILEFDQIGAKLEGIFIELIEAKEESHKAQAAAEKLTLVKSDFLARMSHEIRTPLNGILGISGLLKQAQLPLEQKKQIQIIHQGGEHLLAVLNDILDFSQIEQDKLNINFEEFVLDDVLDTINAIYTPLCMEKNITFNLNNNIDNNVILYTDKVRLTQILFNLLSNGVKFTEIGQVTLSLNLESKNGQIFLCFDVEDTGVGIDIENQASVFDPFIQVESTGTRKFGGSGLGLAIVKQLLHLLNGSITVVSSPGLGTSFTIRLPVEVIEYKKELPLAASSHNEYLLPTNLKVLLVEDNKSNAYIAKAYCQKYSLDVTWVTSAAEGIQMIKEHSFDLVLMDNQMPEMSGIEATRYIRKILNLSLPIYAYTADVLEDATNEFLSAGADYIITKPIKEKSILDALVFYKAELKRKN; this is encoded by the coding sequence ATGAATGATAAAAGAAAAGTACTGAAAAAAGCGTCGTTAGCCGATTTAATATTTCGTGCTATTTTTATTATATTTTCTATTTTGACCGTAGGCATTACTATTCATACTTATCAATTAAGCGTGAATACCATTAATGAAGAAGTTAAACGGAATTTAGAACAAACATCGGCACTATTAGAAAATTATTTTAATCATCGTTTAGCTATTTTACAAATTAGACAAGATACCGATGCGGGCAGCCTCGGACTAACAGATCATTATGGTAATGGTCGAATTTTAAATTTAGAACAATATTTTTCAGATATAGAAGCTAAAGAACCCTCAAACTCACCTGACTTTCGTTTTCTTGAAGCAAATAATCATGTTTTTTGGAGCGATGATAATCATTTGTTTCTTGGTATGAACTCTGAAAATTTAAAATATATTATAGATAAAAACATTTATATTAATACGTGGTATTACTTAACGGTTACTACAGATGAAAAAATAACGCATCTTTTGATTAGGCGAACACCTGTTGTTAGTTCTTTTACTGGAGAAGTTAGAAGTTATTTATACAATGCCGCAATATTAAATAATAATATTTCGTTTGTTCATAGTTTAAAGAGAGTGAGTCGTAGCCAAGAAATATTTATCGTTAATAATAAAAAATTAATATCGTCAACGATAAAGAAAAGTACCCCTAGATACGCAGAGGTCGAAAAGTGTATCGGAAATGGTGTAGATACCTTTTCTGGAAAAATATTAAATTATACCCCGCTAAAAATAAAATCATTAAATGGTTCTTTATCGATCGTATCGTTAAAAAATAAAGAGAATGTGACTTTACTTGAACAGCGTTTTATTTACAGTGTTGTTCTTTCCTTTTTTGTATTGATTGCTATTGCGGTATTAGTCCGTGGCCTATTTGAACACCGAATTTTATTAGCATTAAACGCGCTTCTTTCTTATGCAAAAAGTGTATCGAAAAAGAATGGGAATAAGCATTATCTTGGCAGTGGGATTCTTGAATTTGATCAAATAGGCGCAAAGCTTGAAGGTATCTTTATTGAGCTTATTGAGGCAAAAGAAGAGAGTCATAAAGCACAAGCAGCCGCTGAAAAATTAACGCTAGTAAAATCTGATTTTCTTGCAAGAATGAGCCATGAAATCCGCACGCCACTGAATGGTATTCTAGGGATCTCTGGTTTATTAAAACAAGCGCAACTTCCTTTAGAGCAGAAAAAACAAATTCAAATCATTCATCAAGGGGGAGAGCATTTATTAGCGGTATTAAACGATATTTTAGATTTCTCTCAGATAGAGCAAGATAAGTTAAATATTAATTTTGAAGAGTTTGTTCTTGATGATGTACTCGATACGATTAATGCGATATATACGCCACTTTGTATGGAAAAAAATATTACGTTCAATCTAAATAATAACATTGATAATAATGTTATTTTATATACAGATAAAGTTCGATTAACTCAAATCCTATTTAATTTATTGAGTAATGGCGTGAAGTTTACTGAGATTGGACAGGTCACCCTTAGCTTAAATCTTGAATCAAAAAATGGACAAATATTTTTATGTTTTGATGTTGAGGATACCGGGGTTGGTATTGATATTGAAAACCAAGCATCGGTGTTTGACCCATTTATACAAGTGGAATCGACTGGAACAAGAAAATTTGGTGGCAGTGGTCTCGGTTTGGCGATCGTTAAGCAATTATTGCATTTGCTTAATGGGTCGATTACGGTTGTTAGCTCACCGGGTTTAGGGACGTCATTTACGATTAGGCTTCCTGTTGAAGTGATCGAGTATAAAAAAGAACTGCCTTTAGCCGCTTCAAGTCATAATGAATATTTATTGCCAACAAATTTGAAAGTATTATTGGTAGAAGATAATAAATCTAATGCGTATATCGCAAAAGCATACTGTCAAAAATACAGCTTAGATGTAACGTGGGTAACTTCTGCGGCTGAAGGGATTCAAATGATTAAAGAACACTCATTTGATTTGGTTTTGATGGATAATCAAATGCCAGAAATGAGTGGGATAGAAGCCACAAGATACATAAGAAAAATACTTAATTTGAGTCTGCCAATTTATGCTTATACTGCAGATGTTTTAGAAGACGCGACAAACGAATTCTTATCTGCAGGTGCGGATTACATTATAACTAAGCCAATTAAAGAAAAATCGATTTTAGATGCTTTGGTTTTTTATAAAGCAGAGCTAAAACGGAAAAATTAA
- a CDS encoding putative quinol monooxygenase has product MSKKVYCIAQFLPKEGKLNELFRVLQALEPNTMREDGCQQYTVTRQLQSPFAEGESYPIAFNEIWANNDVFEAHCQREEIKQFFEQQCIAEDGLVDKWNVCIYSDEPNDFDAPKLN; this is encoded by the coding sequence ATGTCTAAGAAAGTCTATTGCATTGCTCAATTTTTACCAAAAGAAGGTAAATTGAATGAACTATTTCGTGTGCTGCAAGCGTTAGAGCCTAACACTATGCGAGAAGATGGTTGTCAGCAATATACAGTGACTCGTCAGTTACAGAGTCCATTTGCTGAAGGAGAAAGCTATCCTATTGCATTCAATGAGATTTGGGCTAATAACGATGTATTTGAGGCTCATTGCCAACGTGAAGAAATTAAACAATTTTTTGAGCAGCAATGCATTGCTGAAGATGGGTTGGTCGATAAGTGGAATGTATGTATTTATAGTGATGAACCGAATGATTTTGATGCACCGAAATTAAATTAG